From the genome of Kaistella daneshvariae, one region includes:
- a CDS encoding helix-turn-helix domain-containing protein has translation MIRDSAFIKTVFGLKMKQFRQKNNLSLQDLANATGVSKSYLNEIENGKKYPKHDKISQLAAALNCTYDDLVSTQLDKSLAPIAEIIQSDFFKEIPLELFGINKSNLISIISDAPKKVTAFINTLIEISQNYNLSKDLFYFAVLRSFQELYDNYFPEIEEKARIYIRENSLPNKPTSFEFENILRAEFGYEIQSINLEQYGASGKLRSLFVAEKRLLILNELLDEDQKTFIFAKEIGFNVLNLNPRPHTYSWLDFTSFEELLNNYFAGYFAGCLLIRKEILAQKMAFFFQMTEWNPELFESLIAEFTNSPETFYQRLTNILPQELGIKDLFYLCFTKKKNSDKIQILKELHLNQQQAPHANSTNEHYCRRWIAVKNLSNLRENEQLTDAQISHYKDSGLTYLVLSTSQKNPFSDGTNRSYCIGILLNSNSLRKIKFAKSDRIKTINVGVTCEFCSIPDCEVRQAPPYRLEKELFNENMKRSIEKIRREML, from the coding sequence ATGATACGCGATAGTGCATTTATAAAAACGGTCTTCGGCTTGAAAATGAAGCAGTTCCGACAGAAAAACAATCTTTCTCTTCAGGATCTTGCCAATGCTACCGGCGTTTCTAAATCGTATCTAAATGAAATTGAAAATGGAAAAAAATACCCAAAACACGACAAAATTTCGCAGCTTGCAGCAGCTTTAAACTGCACCTATGATGATTTGGTGTCCACCCAACTGGACAAAAGTTTAGCGCCGATTGCAGAAATTATTCAGTCGGATTTTTTTAAAGAAATTCCCTTGGAGCTTTTTGGAATTAATAAAAGCAACCTGATCAGCATCATCAGTGATGCGCCGAAAAAAGTCACCGCTTTCATTAATACTTTAATTGAAATTTCGCAGAATTATAACCTCAGTAAAGACCTTTTTTATTTTGCAGTGCTGAGAAGTTTTCAGGAACTGTACGACAATTATTTCCCGGAAATTGAAGAAAAAGCGCGGATTTATATTCGGGAAAATTCACTTCCAAATAAGCCAACTTCATTCGAGTTTGAAAACATTTTGCGCGCGGAGTTTGGGTATGAAATCCAATCAATAAATCTTGAGCAGTACGGCGCTTCGGGCAAGCTGCGGTCTCTTTTTGTGGCAGAAAAAAGACTGCTCATTCTGAACGAGCTTTTAGATGAAGACCAAAAAACCTTCATTTTTGCAAAAGAAATCGGTTTTAATGTTTTGAATTTAAACCCGCGTCCGCACACTTATTCCTGGTTGGATTTTACGAGTTTTGAAGAATTGCTGAACAACTATTTCGCTGGATATTTCGCGGGTTGCCTGCTTATTCGGAAAGAAATTTTAGCGCAAAAAATGGCATTTTTCTTTCAAATGACAGAGTGGAATCCGGAGCTTTTTGAAAGTCTGATTGCAGAATTTACCAATTCGCCCGAAACTTTTTATCAGCGTTTGACCAACATTCTGCCGCAGGAACTGGGGATTAAGGATTTGTTTTATTTGTGTTTTACGAAAAAGAAAAATTCAGATAAAATTCAGATTTTAAAGGAGTTACACCTTAATCAGCAACAGGCGCCGCATGCCAATTCTACGAATGAACATTATTGCCGCCGCTGGATCGCGGTAAAAAATCTCAGCAATTTGCGAGAAAATGAGCAGCTGACGGACGCACAGATTTCGCATTACAAAGACAGCGGCTTGACTTATCTGGTTTTATCAACTTCCCAGAAAAATCCCTTTTCGGATGGCACGAACCGAAGTTATTGCATTGGTATTTTATTGAATTCCAATTCATTGAGAAAAATAAAATTTGCAAAAAGCGACCGTATAAAAACCATCAATGTCGGTGTAACGTGTGAATTTTGCAGTATTCCCGACTGTGAAGTCCGGCAAGCGCCGCCTTACCGGCTGGAAAAGGAGCTTTTTAATGAAAATATGAAAAGATCAATCGAAAAAATTCGGCGCGAAATGCTGTGA
- a CDS encoding ComF family protein — MQFDMYLVDLLFPNRCLECNRIIPAEEVVCGVCFEQVHFTHHQFLENNLLVEKCRLLFPVEHAVALMQFEEESTSRKIIHQLKYGKREKIGEILAKWTLERIDFLPFKPDIFATVPLHPKKLKERGYNQLHLFADTLSKELDVPCDHHLIERNFYKKAQAQKNRDERTYKEQLFSVTKEISNQHVLLIDDVFTTGNTMSAIAWEVLKAGNNKVSVLVMAVD, encoded by the coding sequence ATGCAGTTCGATATGTATTTGGTGGATTTACTTTTTCCGAACCGTTGTCTGGAGTGCAACCGCATCATTCCGGCTGAGGAAGTCGTGTGCGGCGTGTGTTTCGAGCAGGTTCATTTCACACACCACCAGTTTCTGGAGAATAATCTATTGGTGGAAAAATGCCGGCTTTTATTTCCCGTAGAACACGCGGTGGCGCTGATGCAGTTTGAAGAAGAAAGTACGAGTCGGAAAATCATCCACCAGCTGAAGTACGGAAAAAGGGAAAAAATCGGGGAAATCTTAGCAAAATGGACTTTGGAAAGAATAGATTTTTTGCCCTTTAAGCCGGACATTTTTGCCACGGTACCATTGCATCCGAAAAAATTAAAAGAACGCGGTTATAATCAATTGCATCTTTTTGCTGATACTTTATCCAAAGAATTAGATGTTCCCTGCGACCATCATTTGATTGAAAGAAATTTCTACAAAAAAGCGCAAGCCCAAAAAAACCGCGATGAAAGGACTTATAAAGAGCAACTGTTTTCTGTTACGAAGGAAATATCAAATCAGCATGTTTTGCTGATTGACGACGTTTTCACCACCGGAAATACGATGAGCGCTATAGCTTGGGAAGTTTTGAAAGCGGGAAATAATAAAGTGAGCGTTCTGGTAATGGCGGT